In a single window of the Melanotaenia boesemani isolate fMelBoe1 chromosome 22, fMelBoe1.pri, whole genome shotgun sequence genome:
- the evlb gene encoding enah/Vasp-like b isoform X2, whose product MDINLQSHRFYFPQIYCAEPGVQPQLAEFKVSEQSICQARASVMVYDDSSKKWVPIKPGQQGFSRINIYHNTANNTFRVVGVKLQDQQVVINYSIVKGLKYNQATPTFHQWRDARQVYGLNFASKEEATTFSNAMLFALNVLSAQDGGPALQRQVQNGPSSDEIEAQRARQMMEQQQQQQQMQAHMERERRSSNSGSPFQGHPAVLSVAPPVVPPPVNMGGPPPPPPPPGPPPPSAGAPQPPLPPPLPIGGPGDEPPAPTGLAAMIAGAKLRRVQRPEDSSSGAKNDANRTSGGSGGLMEEMNALLARRKAASEKPEDSQNDDPNSPSPSTRSGQNATDGAKKPWDRANSADRSMVSRARPAGSGSDTDSLDLDRMKQEILDEVFRELHKVKDEILDALRHELSRVSTT is encoded by the exons TGAGCAGAGTATCTGCCAGGCTCGGGCCTCAGTCATGGTCTACGATGATAGCAGTAAGAAGTGGGTGCCCATCAAGCCTGGGCAGCAGGGATTCAGTCGCATTAACATCTACCACAACACTGCCAACAACACCTTCAGAGTGGTGGGCGTCAAACTGCAGgaccagcag GTGGTTATCAATTACTCAATAGTAAAGGGCCTCAAGTACAACCAAGCTACCCCGACCTTTCACCAGTGGAGGGACGCCAGGCAGGTCTATGGCCTCAACTTTGCCAGCAAGGAAGAAGCCACCACCTTCTCCAATGCTATGCTCTTTGCTCTCAATGTTCTCAGCGCTCAGGATGGAG GTCCAGCTCTCCAGCGACAAGTCCAGAATGGCCCATCTTCGGATGAGATAGAAGCTCAAAGAGCAAG GCAAAtgatggagcagcagcagcagcagcagcagatgcagGCGCACATGGAGCGGGAGCGGCGGTCCTCCAACTCAG GTTCTCCTTTCCAAGGCCACCCTGCTGTGCTCTCTGTGGCCCCACCAGTAGTACCTCCACCAGTAAACATGGGTggccctcctccccctccaccgCCACCGggcccaccaccaccatcagcaggaGCACCCCAgcctcccctccctcctccgCTGCCCATAGGAGGCCCGGGGGATGAGCCACCTGCACCGACGGGTCTCGCCGCCATGATTGCTGGAGCCAAACTGCGTCGTGTCCAAAGA CCTGAGGACAGCTCTTCAGGCGCCAAAAATGATGCCAACCGAACAAGTGGGGGGAGCGGAGGACTGATGGAGGAGATGAACGCTCTGTTGGCAAGAAG GAAAGCAGCTTCAGAGAAGCCTGAGGACAGCCAAAAT GATGACCCAAACTCTCCCTCGCCCAGCACTCGGAGTGGACAGAATGCCACAg ATGGTGCAAAGAAGCCCTGGGACCGAGCTAACTCTGCAGACAGGTCAATGGTTTCGAG GGCACGACCTGCAGGGAGTGGCAGTGACACAGACTCGTTAGACCTCGATAGGATGAAacag GAAATTTTGGACGAGGTTTTCCGTGAATTGCACAAAGTGAAGGATGAAATCCTTGATg CCCTTAGACATGAACTCAGTCGAGTCAGCACGACATAA
- the evlb gene encoding enah/Vasp-like b isoform X3 yields the protein MSEQSICQARASVMVYDDSSKKWVPIKPGQQGFSRINIYHNTANNTFRVVGVKLQDQQVVINYSIVKGLKYNQATPTFHQWRDARQVYGLNFASKEEATTFSNAMLFALNVLSAQDGGPALQRQVQNGPSSDEIEAQRARQMMEQQQQQQQMQAHMERERRSSNSGSPFQGHPAVLSVAPPVVPPPVNMGGPPPPPPPPGPPPPSAGAPQPPLPPPLPIGGPGDEPPAPTGLAAMIAGAKLRRVQRPEDSSSGAKNDANRTSGGSGGLMEEMNALLARRRKAASEKPEDSQNDDPNSPSPSTRSGQNATDGAKKPWDRANSADRSMVSRARPAGSGSDTDSLDLDRMKQEILDEVFRELHKVKDEILDALRHELSRVSTT from the exons TGAGCAGAGTATCTGCCAGGCTCGGGCCTCAGTCATGGTCTACGATGATAGCAGTAAGAAGTGGGTGCCCATCAAGCCTGGGCAGCAGGGATTCAGTCGCATTAACATCTACCACAACACTGCCAACAACACCTTCAGAGTGGTGGGCGTCAAACTGCAGgaccagcag GTGGTTATCAATTACTCAATAGTAAAGGGCCTCAAGTACAACCAAGCTACCCCGACCTTTCACCAGTGGAGGGACGCCAGGCAGGTCTATGGCCTCAACTTTGCCAGCAAGGAAGAAGCCACCACCTTCTCCAATGCTATGCTCTTTGCTCTCAATGTTCTCAGCGCTCAGGATGGAG GTCCAGCTCTCCAGCGACAAGTCCAGAATGGCCCATCTTCGGATGAGATAGAAGCTCAAAGAGCAAG GCAAAtgatggagcagcagcagcagcagcagcagatgcagGCGCACATGGAGCGGGAGCGGCGGTCCTCCAACTCAG GTTCTCCTTTCCAAGGCCACCCTGCTGTGCTCTCTGTGGCCCCACCAGTAGTACCTCCACCAGTAAACATGGGTggccctcctccccctccaccgCCACCGggcccaccaccaccatcagcaggaGCACCCCAgcctcccctccctcctccgCTGCCCATAGGAGGCCCGGGGGATGAGCCACCTGCACCGACGGGTCTCGCCGCCATGATTGCTGGAGCCAAACTGCGTCGTGTCCAAAGA CCTGAGGACAGCTCTTCAGGCGCCAAAAATGATGCCAACCGAACAAGTGGGGGGAGCGGAGGACTGATGGAGGAGATGAACGCTCTGTTGGCAAGAAG AAGGAAAGCAGCTTCAGAGAAGCCTGAGGACAGCCAAAAT GATGACCCAAACTCTCCCTCGCCCAGCACTCGGAGTGGACAGAATGCCACAg ATGGTGCAAAGAAGCCCTGGGACCGAGCTAACTCTGCAGACAGGTCAATGGTTTCGAG GGCACGACCTGCAGGGAGTGGCAGTGACACAGACTCGTTAGACCTCGATAGGATGAAacag GAAATTTTGGACGAGGTTTTCCGTGAATTGCACAAAGTGAAGGATGAAATCCTTGATg CCCTTAGACATGAACTCAGTCGAGTCAGCACGACATAA
- the evlb gene encoding enah/Vasp-like b isoform X1: MDINLQSHRFYFPQIYCAEPGVQPQLAEFKVSEQSICQARASVMVYDDSSKKWVPIKPGQQGFSRINIYHNTANNTFRVVGVKLQDQQVVINYSIVKGLKYNQATPTFHQWRDARQVYGLNFASKEEATTFSNAMLFALNVLSAQDGGPALQRQVQNGPSSDEIEAQRARQMMEQQQQQQQMQAHMERERRSSNSGSPFQGHPAVLSVAPPVVPPPVNMGGPPPPPPPPGPPPPSAGAPQPPLPPPLPIGGPGDEPPAPTGLAAMIAGAKLRRVQRPEDSSSGAKNDANRTSGGSGGLMEEMNALLARRRKAASEKPEDSQNDDPNSPSPSTRSGQNATDGAKKPWDRANSADRSMVSRARPAGSGSDTDSLDLDRMKQEILDEVFRELHKVKDEILDALRHELSRVSTT; the protein is encoded by the exons TGAGCAGAGTATCTGCCAGGCTCGGGCCTCAGTCATGGTCTACGATGATAGCAGTAAGAAGTGGGTGCCCATCAAGCCTGGGCAGCAGGGATTCAGTCGCATTAACATCTACCACAACACTGCCAACAACACCTTCAGAGTGGTGGGCGTCAAACTGCAGgaccagcag GTGGTTATCAATTACTCAATAGTAAAGGGCCTCAAGTACAACCAAGCTACCCCGACCTTTCACCAGTGGAGGGACGCCAGGCAGGTCTATGGCCTCAACTTTGCCAGCAAGGAAGAAGCCACCACCTTCTCCAATGCTATGCTCTTTGCTCTCAATGTTCTCAGCGCTCAGGATGGAG GTCCAGCTCTCCAGCGACAAGTCCAGAATGGCCCATCTTCGGATGAGATAGAAGCTCAAAGAGCAAG GCAAAtgatggagcagcagcagcagcagcagcagatgcagGCGCACATGGAGCGGGAGCGGCGGTCCTCCAACTCAG GTTCTCCTTTCCAAGGCCACCCTGCTGTGCTCTCTGTGGCCCCACCAGTAGTACCTCCACCAGTAAACATGGGTggccctcctccccctccaccgCCACCGggcccaccaccaccatcagcaggaGCACCCCAgcctcccctccctcctccgCTGCCCATAGGAGGCCCGGGGGATGAGCCACCTGCACCGACGGGTCTCGCCGCCATGATTGCTGGAGCCAAACTGCGTCGTGTCCAAAGA CCTGAGGACAGCTCTTCAGGCGCCAAAAATGATGCCAACCGAACAAGTGGGGGGAGCGGAGGACTGATGGAGGAGATGAACGCTCTGTTGGCAAGAAG AAGGAAAGCAGCTTCAGAGAAGCCTGAGGACAGCCAAAAT GATGACCCAAACTCTCCCTCGCCCAGCACTCGGAGTGGACAGAATGCCACAg ATGGTGCAAAGAAGCCCTGGGACCGAGCTAACTCTGCAGACAGGTCAATGGTTTCGAG GGCACGACCTGCAGGGAGTGGCAGTGACACAGACTCGTTAGACCTCGATAGGATGAAacag GAAATTTTGGACGAGGTTTTCCGTGAATTGCACAAAGTGAAGGATGAAATCCTTGATg CCCTTAGACATGAACTCAGTCGAGTCAGCACGACATAA